One Ostrinia nubilalis chromosome 4, ilOstNubi1.1, whole genome shotgun sequence DNA window includes the following coding sequences:
- the LOC135071572 gene encoding uncharacterized protein LOC135071572, translating into MASIATFALILCVLFVNTQSSDLNVGTSLNSELLYLEAVQLSSIPLKTRTKNVFYNNSTSTKIIKGITAIDLDRSEAKATITAGGVGSTFANIRLKSERGSGLNYQIQIFG; encoded by the exons ATGGCTTCCATAGCGACATTCGCGTTGATTTTGTGCGTTTTATTTGTAAACACGCAGAGTTCGGATCTCAATGTTGGCACGAGTCTTAACAGTGAGCTGCTGTACTTGGAGGCTGTACAACTGTCGTCGATCCCACTGAAGACCCGGACGAAGAATGTTTTCTATAACAATTCGACGAGCACAAAAATCATTAAG GGCATCACAGCCATAGACCTGGACCGCTCCGAAGCGAAGGCAACCATCACCGCAGGAGGAGTAGGGTCCACCTTCGCCAACATTCGTCTAAAGAGCGAGAGGGGAAGCGGACTCAACTACCAGATTCAGATATTTGGATAG